A genomic window from Slackia heliotrinireducens DSM 20476 includes:
- the glyS gene encoding glycine--tRNA ligase subunit beta — protein MANKTLAFEIGTEELPAFALHDATVQLPGLVAQLLEAKRIPHGAIDVYTTPRRLITLVADVPEATEASEEVFRGPAARIAFDADGNPTKAALGFARGKGVDASALELRNENGEDYVYAVKKTESRDVAALLPEVLLNTIEGISWPKSQRWGAHTELFSRPIRWILALLGETVVPLSYAGLESGRTTRGHRFLAPAEVEIACADDLLPAIRAAYVVPSEDEREASIRKQIAAKEAELGLVADLPAKTMAEVINLTEYPTVMVGTFDELFLSVPKEIIVDAMLMHQRYFPLFDQEGKLVNKFLITSNGDPAFEANIIDGNQRVVAARLYDAKFFYDEDLKKPLEDYVNSLDQVVFQEKLGTTLAKTTRVVRLAGFAADDAKVDAQVRADAQRAAYLAKADLVTGAVVEFTSVQGIMGSYYAKAAGETDEVANAIADHYRPRFAGDELPRGMAGRIVAFADKLDTITGLFAIGQAPTGSSDPFALRRAAIGIVGILNAGLNVSLGSAIDVALANYRADGLEFDFAEVKKAVVDFFVTRTKVILKDEGNASDAIDAVLACGVTEPAVIASRVKALTAAREQNRETMDNLAVAFARANNLRDPKLGTDCNTALFNQAEQNLYDAAHAASIAVDEALAADDYTAALGRLAELRQPVDAFFEDVMVMDEDSAVRVNRLKLLNEFVNVFANVADFGQLAKTK, from the coding sequence ATGGCGAATAAGACCCTCGCATTCGAAATCGGCACCGAAGAACTGCCCGCGTTCGCGCTGCATGACGCCACCGTCCAGCTGCCCGGTCTGGTCGCCCAGCTGCTGGAGGCCAAGCGCATCCCGCACGGCGCCATCGACGTGTACACCACGCCCCGCCGCCTGATCACCCTGGTGGCCGACGTGCCCGAGGCCACGGAAGCCTCCGAAGAGGTGTTCCGCGGTCCTGCCGCCCGCATCGCCTTCGACGCCGACGGCAACCCCACCAAGGCCGCCCTGGGCTTCGCCCGCGGCAAGGGTGTGGACGCAAGCGCCCTTGAGCTTCGCAACGAAAACGGCGAAGACTACGTGTACGCCGTCAAGAAGACCGAATCCCGCGACGTGGCCGCCCTGCTGCCCGAGGTGCTGCTGAACACCATCGAGGGCATCTCCTGGCCCAAGTCCCAGCGCTGGGGCGCCCACACCGAGCTGTTCAGCCGCCCGATCCGCTGGATTCTGGCGCTGCTGGGCGAAACCGTGGTGCCGCTGTCCTACGCCGGCCTGGAGTCGGGCCGCACCACCCGCGGCCATCGCTTCCTGGCGCCGGCCGAGGTGGAGATCGCCTGTGCCGACGACCTGCTGCCCGCCATCCGCGCGGCATACGTCGTGCCCAGCGAAGACGAGCGTGAAGCATCCATCCGCAAGCAGATCGCTGCCAAGGAGGCAGAACTCGGCCTGGTGGCCGACCTGCCGGCCAAGACCATGGCCGAAGTTATCAACCTGACCGAGTATCCCACGGTCATGGTGGGCACCTTCGACGAGCTGTTCCTGAGCGTGCCGAAGGAGATCATCGTCGACGCCATGCTCATGCATCAGCGTTACTTCCCCTTGTTCGACCAGGAAGGCAAGCTGGTCAACAAGTTCCTGATCACCTCCAACGGCGATCCGGCATTCGAGGCCAACATCATCGACGGCAACCAGCGAGTCGTGGCCGCCCGTCTGTATGACGCCAAGTTCTTCTACGACGAGGACCTGAAGAAGCCGCTGGAAGACTACGTGAACTCTCTGGACCAGGTCGTGTTCCAGGAGAAGCTGGGCACCACGCTGGCCAAGACCACCCGCGTGGTCCGTCTGGCGGGATTCGCCGCCGACGACGCCAAGGTGGACGCCCAGGTTCGCGCCGACGCCCAGCGCGCCGCCTACCTTGCCAAGGCCGACCTGGTCACGGGCGCCGTTGTGGAATTCACCAGCGTCCAGGGCATCATGGGTTCCTACTACGCCAAGGCGGCAGGGGAGACCGATGAGGTCGCCAACGCCATCGCCGACCATTACCGTCCGCGTTTCGCAGGCGACGAGCTGCCTCGTGGCATGGCCGGCCGCATCGTGGCCTTCGCTGACAAGCTGGACACCATCACGGGCCTGTTCGCCATCGGCCAGGCGCCGACCGGCTCTTCGGACCCCTTCGCCCTGCGCCGTGCCGCCATCGGCATCGTGGGCATCCTGAACGCCGGCCTGAACGTGTCGTTGGGAAGCGCCATCGACGTCGCGTTGGCCAACTACCGCGCCGACGGCCTGGAGTTCGACTTCGCCGAGGTGAAGAAGGCGGTCGTGGACTTCTTCGTCACCCGTACGAAGGTCATCCTGAAGGATGAAGGCAACGCTTCCGACGCCATCGACGCTGTTCTGGCCTGCGGCGTTACAGAGCCGGCCGTCATCGCTTCCCGCGTGAAGGCCCTGACCGCAGCCCGCGAGCAGAACCGCGAGACCATGGACAATCTGGCTGTCGCCTTCGCCCGCGCCAACAACCTGCGCGACCCCAAGCTGGGCACCGACTGCAACACGGCGCTGTTCAATCAGGCCGAGCAGAACCTCTACGACGCTGCGCATGCCGCATCCATCGCCGTGGACGAGGCGCTGGCCGCCGACGACTACACTGCCGCCCTGGGCCGGTTGGCCGAGCTGCGCCAGCCCGTGGACGCCTTCTTCGAGGACGTCATGGTCATGGACGAAGACTCGGCCGTCCGTGTAAACCGCCTGAAGCTCCTGAACGAGTTCGTGAACGTGTTCGCCAACGTCGCCGACTTCGGCCAGCTCGCAAAAACCAAATAA
- a CDS encoding energy-coupling factor ABC transporter ATP-binding protein, with product MTNAGMKGHEGLSAEERAAHEASVHAQAAKAVEYLEHLEHAGHEKPGRSNEAPVLIEFDHVSFGYEDEPVLDDVSFAIRQGQAVALTGPNGCGKSTALRLINGLLFAKSGEYRFDGQKVDAAAMKNQTFAKRLHQRIGFVFQNPDTQLFCPSVQEEIAFGPRQMGLSEEEVQRRVDDMLDMFDLRKLAKRAPYRLSGGEKHKVAIACVLSMNPDVIVLDEPTNGLDQKTQRLLTRTLHDLNFAGKTVVLSTHDHDLVMDLAARELRMRG from the coding sequence GTGACAAACGCTGGAATGAAGGGCCACGAGGGGCTTTCCGCCGAGGAGCGCGCGGCCCACGAGGCGTCGGTGCATGCGCAGGCGGCCAAGGCCGTGGAGTATCTGGAACATTTGGAGCATGCGGGGCATGAGAAGCCGGGCCGCAGCAACGAGGCGCCGGTGCTGATCGAGTTCGACCATGTGAGCTTCGGGTACGAGGACGAACCGGTGCTCGACGACGTGTCGTTCGCGATTCGGCAGGGACAGGCCGTGGCGCTGACCGGGCCCAACGGGTGCGGCAAGTCGACGGCGTTGCGCCTGATCAACGGGCTGCTGTTCGCCAAGTCGGGGGAGTATCGCTTCGACGGGCAGAAGGTTGACGCCGCCGCCATGAAGAACCAGACGTTTGCGAAACGGCTGCACCAGCGCATCGGGTTCGTGTTCCAGAACCCCGACACGCAGCTGTTCTGTCCCAGCGTGCAGGAGGAGATCGCCTTCGGACCGCGGCAGATGGGGCTTTCCGAGGAGGAGGTCCAGCGTCGGGTGGACGACATGCTGGACATGTTCGACCTGCGCAAACTGGCGAAGCGTGCGCCGTACCGCCTGTCCGGCGGCGAGAAGCACAAGGTGGCCATCGCCTGCGTGCTGTCGATGAACCCGGATGTCATCGTGCTGGACGAGCCCACCAACGGGCTGGACCAGAAGACCCAACGGCTGCTCACGCGCACGCTGCACGATTTGAATTTCGCTGGGAAGACCGTGGTGCTTTCCACCCACGACCATGATCTGGTGATGGACCTGGCCGCCCGCGAACTCCGCATGCGCGGCTAG
- the cbiM gene encoding cobalt transporter CbiM: protein MHIPDNYLSPSTCGVLTVAMVPVWAHCVKKVKEELDREKVAFIGVAAAFSFLLMMFNVPLPGGTTGHAVGAVLIAILLGPEAACLAVTVALLIQALLFGDGGILAFGANCFNMAFIIPFSGYYIYRFIRDHAPAAWGDKVGAFVGAYVGMNLGAFMAAVEFGIQPLLFTDAAGNALYCPYPLAVSIPAMLIPHLLLAGIVDALATVLIYTFVKNAAPEYVYKPADSQVDTSKKGSLVTVYALVAVLVVATPLGLLAGSGDGWLSRFGDAWGEWGTEDVAAMVGYTPGGMADGFEWSAIMPDYSLAGLPDVAAYILSAVIGVLLLIVGFKVVSSFVSNKE from the coding sequence ATGCATATACCTGACAACTACCTGTCGCCTTCGACCTGCGGCGTTCTGACCGTCGCCATGGTGCCCGTCTGGGCCCACTGCGTCAAAAAGGTGAAAGAGGAACTCGATCGCGAGAAGGTGGCGTTCATCGGCGTTGCAGCCGCGTTCTCCTTCCTGCTCATGATGTTCAACGTGCCGCTGCCGGGCGGCACCACGGGACATGCCGTGGGCGCGGTGCTGATTGCCATTTTGCTAGGGCCCGAAGCGGCGTGTTTGGCCGTCACCGTGGCGCTTCTCATCCAGGCGCTGCTCTTCGGCGACGGCGGCATCCTGGCCTTCGGCGCGAACTGCTTCAACATGGCCTTCATCATCCCGTTTTCGGGGTACTACATATATAGGTTCATCCGCGACCACGCGCCTGCCGCCTGGGGCGATAAGGTGGGTGCTTTTGTCGGCGCCTACGTCGGCATGAACCTGGGCGCGTTTATGGCCGCCGTCGAATTCGGCATCCAGCCCCTGCTGTTTACGGACGCGGCGGGCAACGCCCTGTACTGTCCCTATCCACTGGCCGTCTCCATTCCCGCAATGCTGATCCCACACCTGCTGCTTGCGGGCATCGTGGACGCCCTGGCCACCGTGCTCATTTACACCTTCGTGAAGAACGCCGCGCCTGAATACGTGTACAAGCCGGCCGATTCCCAGGTGGACACCTCCAAAAAGGGCTCGTTGGTCACCGTCTACGCGTTGGTGGCCGTGCTTGTCGTAGCCACGCCGCTGGGCCTGCTTGCCGGGTCCGGCGACGGTTGGCTCTCCCGGTTCGGCGACGCCTGGGGAGAATGGGGCACCGAAGACGTGGCCGCTATGGTAGGCTATACGCCCGGCGGCATGGCCGACGGCTTCGAATGGAGCGCCATCATGCCTGATTACTCGCTGGCGGGGCTGCCTGACGTGGCGGCGTACATCCTGTCTGCGGTCATCGGCGTGCTGCTGCTCATCGTAGGCTTCAAGGTCGTCTCGTCGTTCGTCTCGAACAAGGAGTAA
- a CDS encoding CPBP family intramembrane glutamic endopeptidase, giving the protein MTARETYPLPAEEERELIRSTVISEAVLLGIGIVFAVMMSCLDGGPRHAFLELGVLRDLAAVCKPHWIMAVLPAVMLAVLYLVDTWAMQHNGEYVEAAIRERQGMTGELPRLSMVAIVPCMAVGAIAEELVFRYGILGILVILVGYVVPGPVAASVAVFVSAIMFWYMHARNRDPWNTAVVLINAILWGSAYVFTGSLLSCIVAQAVYNIGELAFERVKMTSEPDYFRGRVPVREALDMQKKRR; this is encoded by the coding sequence ATGACCGCACGTGAGACATACCCTCTGCCCGCCGAAGAGGAGCGCGAGCTTATACGTTCCACCGTCATCTCCGAGGCGGTGCTTTTGGGCATCGGCATCGTATTCGCTGTGATGATGTCGTGCCTTGACGGCGGCCCGCGCCACGCCTTTCTCGAACTGGGCGTGCTGCGCGATTTGGCGGCTGTGTGCAAACCGCATTGGATTATGGCCGTGCTGCCTGCGGTTATGCTTGCCGTTCTGTATCTGGTTGATACCTGGGCCATGCAGCATAACGGTGAATACGTGGAAGCGGCCATCCGGGAGCGCCAAGGCATGACCGGCGAGCTGCCGCGTCTGTCCATGGTTGCCATCGTGCCCTGCATGGCCGTGGGCGCCATCGCCGAGGAGCTGGTGTTCCGCTACGGCATCCTGGGAATCTTGGTCATATTGGTGGGATACGTTGTCCCAGGTCCAGTGGCTGCAAGCGTGGCGGTGTTCGTGTCGGCCATCATGTTCTGGTACATGCACGCCCGCAACCGCGACCCCTGGAACACGGCCGTCGTGCTGATCAACGCCATCCTTTGGGGCAGCGCCTACGTGTTTACGGGAAGCCTGCTGTCATGCATCGTGGCGCAGGCCGTCTACAACATCGGCGAGCTTGCCTTCGAGCGTGTGAAAATGACCTCGGAGCCTGATTACTTCCGCGGTCGCGTGCCGGTGCGCGAGGCGTTGGACATGCAGAAAAAACGCCGATGA
- a CDS encoding DUF1292 domain-containing protein, with the protein MECGNTFTVTKDDGQTVECSVLFTFESADSGKTYVVFTDESRDEMGNTMVYANILGKHNSLEPIETDEEWNVVEGILNQLEREARNGSFDGLDEDEVARLLEDRINVAPEPELDPEPYTLEDLNRDVDALNAFMRQLEAEMGEGGV; encoded by the coding sequence ATGGAATGCGGCAATACCTTCACCGTCACGAAGGACGACGGCCAGACCGTCGAATGCTCGGTCCTGTTCACCTTCGAGAGTGCAGACTCAGGCAAGACCTACGTGGTGTTCACAGACGAGTCGCGCGACGAGATGGGCAACACCATGGTGTATGCGAACATCCTGGGCAAGCACAACAGTCTGGAACCTATCGAGACCGATGAGGAATGGAACGTTGTGGAAGGCATCCTGAACCAGCTGGAGCGTGAGGCACGAAACGGCAGTTTCGACGGTTTGGACGAAGACGAAGTCGCCCGCCTTTTGGAAGACCGCATCAACGTCGCACCCGAGCCCGAGCTCGACCCCGAGCCTTACACCCTGGAAGACCTGAACAGGGATGTGGACGCCCTGAACGCCTTCATGCGCCAGCTTGAAGCCGAGATGGGCGAAGGCGGGGTATAA
- a CDS encoding pyruvate, water dikinase regulatory protein, giving the protein MGSYHEGFPTIHIVSDSLGFTAQSLARAAAGQFGVTDPAFEIFSRITDAETAGKVLLKHRAEQANNGINEPMVVFFSFVDAEESAKLKRICEKHDIYAVDMMTEPIAMLEKASGLTSSRQPGLFRQTDENYFRRIAAMEFTINHDDGRNYQDLPKADIVLLGVSRSSKTPISVYMGMEGYRVANVPLAVGTEPPAEVFECDPTRIFGLMTTPDVLVSIRQRRLGNAGKGATGAAGQYAQRDYVYDDLESARALMRKLGCIVIHTENKAVEETAQEILRYYELTHPARKPPIE; this is encoded by the coding sequence ATGGGGTCCTATCACGAGGGGTTCCCGACCATCCACATCGTCAGCGACTCGCTTGGCTTCACGGCCCAATCGCTGGCCAGGGCGGCGGCCGGCCAGTTCGGCGTCACCGACCCCGCCTTCGAAATCTTCTCCAGGATCACCGATGCCGAAACCGCAGGCAAGGTCCTGCTGAAACACCGCGCCGAGCAGGCCAACAACGGCATAAACGAGCCCATGGTGGTGTTCTTCTCGTTCGTCGACGCCGAGGAGAGCGCCAAGCTGAAGAGAATCTGCGAGAAGCACGACATCTATGCGGTCGACATGATGACCGAGCCGATCGCCATGCTCGAAAAGGCGTCGGGCCTCACGTCGTCCCGCCAGCCTGGCCTGTTCCGCCAGACCGACGAGAACTACTTCAGGCGCATCGCCGCCATGGAATTCACCATCAACCACGACGACGGACGCAACTACCAGGACCTTCCCAAAGCCGACATCGTGCTTCTGGGCGTCTCCCGCTCGTCGAAGACCCCCATCTCCGTGTACATGGGAATGGAAGGTTACCGCGTGGCCAACGTGCCGCTGGCCGTGGGCACCGAGCCGCCCGCTGAGGTGTTCGAATGCGACCCCACGCGCATCTTCGGTCTTATGACCACCCCCGACGTGCTGGTCAGCATCCGCCAGCGCCGCCTGGGCAACGCCGGCAAGGGCGCGACGGGCGCCGCCGGGCAGTACGCCCAGAGGGATTACGTCTACGATGACCTGGAATCGGCCCGCGCCCTCATGCGCAAACTGGGCTGTATCGTCATCCACACCGAAAACAAGGCCGTCGAAGAGACCGCACAGGAAATATTGCGATACTATGAACTGACTCACCCAGCGCGCAAGCCGCCTATTGAGTGA
- a CDS encoding energy-coupling factor transporter transmembrane component T, whose amino-acid sequence MIPDWLEQPQDYTPRKDRDVFLRRNALQLTSMLSRVKMQRGGLDDDSLSVLDRLLICVDPALRIAGIILVILLNAASTNMFFTYCVAAGVLGILALKRGEDVVDVVKPALGGAAFTALIMLPAVFLGQPQSMVRITLKVFLSVVLLANLARGVAWNELVAGLRFYHVPSIFVFIFDITIKYIVLLGETAQSVLEALALRSVGSNRDKSGSASAVMGVTFLKAQDYAREMYQAMECRGFVGDYLSPRHRVFNPAGIAYLLVMAALVVWFFYLEGAM is encoded by the coding sequence ATGATTCCCGACTGGCTTGAACAGCCGCAAGACTACACGCCTCGGAAGGACCGCGACGTCTTTCTGAGGCGTAATGCGTTGCAGCTCACGTCCATGCTGTCGCGCGTGAAGATGCAGCGCGGCGGCCTGGACGACGACAGCCTGTCGGTGTTGGATAGGCTGCTGATTTGCGTCGACCCTGCGTTGCGCATCGCGGGCATCATCCTGGTCATTCTGCTGAACGCGGCTTCTACCAACATGTTCTTCACCTATTGCGTAGCCGCAGGCGTGCTGGGCATTCTGGCGCTCAAGCGCGGCGAAGACGTCGTGGACGTGGTGAAACCTGCGTTGGGAGGCGCTGCCTTTACGGCGCTCATCATGCTGCCTGCGGTGTTTCTGGGGCAGCCCCAGTCGATGGTGCGCATCACTTTGAAGGTGTTTCTGTCGGTGGTGCTGCTGGCGAACCTGGCTCGCGGTGTGGCGTGGAACGAGCTGGTTGCAGGCCTGCGGTTCTACCATGTACCGTCGATTTTCGTGTTCATTTTCGACATCACCATCAAATACATCGTGCTATTGGGCGAGACCGCCCAAAGCGTGCTTGAGGCGCTGGCGCTGCGCAGCGTGGGGTCGAACCGCGACAAGAGCGGCTCGGCGTCGGCCGTCATGGGCGTGACGTTTCTGAAGGCGCAGGATTACGCCCGCGAGATGTACCAGGCCATGGAGTGCCGCGGGTTCGTGGGCGACTACCTGTCGCCGCGCCATAGGGTGTTCAATCCTGCGGGCATCGCATATCTCCTGGTCATGGCGGCGCTGGTGGTGTGGTTCTTCTATCTAGAGGGGGCAATGTGA
- a CDS encoding DUF1292 domain-containing protein has protein sequence MTEFEDKERDVEEIEDEEEFDDDVIVFVDENGNEQEYDIVLTFYDEGTDKDYILYADGELDDEGMAMVYASTYVYNEETGELDLEEVVDEAEVAVVNAKLEELDTDDDLDDLD, from the coding sequence ATGACGGAATTCGAAGACAAAGAACGCGACGTCGAAGAGATTGAGGACGAAGAAGAGTTCGATGACGATGTGATCGTGTTCGTCGACGAGAACGGCAACGAGCAGGAGTACGACATCGTCCTGACGTTCTACGACGAGGGTACCGACAAGGACTACATCCTGTACGCCGACGGCGAGCTGGATGACGAGGGCATGGCCATGGTGTACGCCAGCACCTACGTCTATAACGAGGAGACCGGCGAGCTGGATCTGGAAGAGGTCGTGGACGAAGCCGAGGTGGCCGTGGTGAACGCCAAACTCGAGGAGCTCGACACCGACGACGATCTGGATGACCTGGACTAA
- the ppdK gene encoding pyruvate, phosphate dikinase, with the protein MAENVKRVYAFGKDAQGNNVTEGDKDMKYILGGKGANLAEMAVIGLPVPPGFTITCQTCMEYANAGNTWPEGALDEINKYRQDLEERMGKRIGDADDPLLVSVRSGAPMSMPGMMDTVLNLGLNDESIKGLIKHTENPRFSWDSYRRFIQMFSNVVMGLDGDLFENAITTKKLVKGAKSDTDLTAEDLEELVAEFKQIFSDNVSAEDYPLLVVDGKVQFPQDPDTQLRLAIEAVFGSWNNPRATLYRKQNKIADDLGTAVNVQTMVFGNKGNTSATGVAFTRNAADGTNEFYGDYLVNAQGEDVVAGIRNTSPIAELKEVEGLQEAGRELEGIFGILENHYRDMMDIEFTIEQGKLWMLQTRVGKRTAAAALKIAIDMEKEGLITKEEAIQRVDPEQLDQLLHPQFDKNATYDVVARGLNASPGAAVGEAVFSAADAVEAKAEGRKTVLVRWETTPDDLAGMIAAEGILTSHGGKTSHAAVIARGMGAPCVCGVEALRIDAEKKEAAIAGTDIVIREGDMISIDGTTGILVLGAVDLVMPELTGDLDTILAWADEVRTLGIRANADNPADAQLSRDFGAEGIGLCRTEHMFLGDRKQIIQTFILNEDQEVREEAVAKLFEAQKGDFYGMFKAMDGLPVIVRLLDPPLHEFLESPRALDVEIAKLEATGGDAAVIAEKRALMEKIDSFAEQNPMLGLRGCRLGIVYPILPVMQVRAIATAMAELKKEGLDPKPEIMIPLVSTVNELAKLRAVAEQTIAEVEEAEGVKLEIPIGTMIELPRAAVTADEIGTKADFFSFGTNDLTQTTFGFSRDDVESEFVPQYLAEKILPYNPFATVDPGVAKLVKMGVELGHVGNPDITCGVCGEHGGDPDSVKIFHSIGLDYVSCSPYRVPLARLAAAQAALKDTGKDK; encoded by the coding sequence GTGGCTGAAAACGTAAAGCGTGTCTACGCGTTCGGTAAGGACGCGCAGGGCAACAACGTTACTGAGGGCGACAAGGATATGAAGTACATCCTTGGCGGCAAGGGTGCCAACCTTGCCGAAATGGCCGTTATCGGTCTGCCCGTCCCTCCGGGATTCACCATCACCTGCCAGACCTGCATGGAGTATGCGAATGCAGGCAACACTTGGCCTGAGGGCGCGTTGGATGAGATCAACAAATACCGTCAGGACCTGGAAGAGCGCATGGGCAAGCGCATCGGCGACGCCGATGACCCGCTGCTGGTTTCCGTGCGTTCCGGCGCTCCTATGTCCATGCCGGGTATGATGGACACCGTCCTCAACCTCGGCCTCAACGACGAGTCCATCAAGGGCCTCATCAAGCACACCGAGAATCCCCGTTTCTCCTGGGACAGCTACCGTCGTTTCATCCAGATGTTCTCCAACGTGGTCATGGGCCTGGACGGCGACCTGTTCGAGAACGCCATCACCACCAAGAAGCTGGTCAAGGGCGCCAAGTCCGACACCGACCTTACCGCTGAGGACCTCGAAGAGCTCGTAGCCGAGTTCAAGCAGATTTTCTCCGACAACGTCAGCGCCGAAGATTACCCGCTGCTGGTCGTGGACGGCAAGGTCCAGTTCCCGCAGGACCCCGACACCCAGCTGCGCCTGGCCATCGAGGCCGTCTTCGGCAGCTGGAACAACCCCCGTGCAACCCTGTACCGCAAGCAGAACAAGATCGCGGACGACCTCGGCACCGCCGTCAACGTCCAGACCATGGTCTTCGGCAACAAGGGCAACACCTCCGCAACCGGCGTGGCCTTCACCCGCAACGCCGCTGACGGCACCAACGAGTTCTACGGCGACTACCTGGTCAACGCCCAGGGCGAAGACGTCGTCGCAGGCATCCGCAACACCAGCCCCATCGCCGAGCTGAAAGAGGTCGAAGGCCTGCAGGAGGCCGGCCGCGAGCTCGAGGGCATCTTCGGCATTCTTGAGAACCACTACCGCGACATGATGGACATCGAGTTCACCATCGAGCAGGGCAAGCTGTGGATGCTCCAGACCCGCGTCGGCAAGCGCACCGCAGCCGCCGCTCTGAAGATCGCCATCGACATGGAGAAGGAAGGCCTGATCACCAAGGAAGAGGCCATCCAGCGCGTCGACCCCGAGCAGCTCGACCAGCTGCTGCACCCGCAGTTCGACAAGAACGCCACCTACGACGTGGTGGCCCGCGGCCTGAACGCCAGCCCCGGCGCCGCTGTGGGCGAGGCCGTGTTCTCCGCTGCCGATGCTGTGGAAGCCAAGGCCGAAGGCCGCAAGACCGTTCTGGTCCGCTGGGAAACCACTCCCGACGATTTGGCCGGCATGATCGCTGCCGAAGGCATCCTGACCTCCCATGGCGGCAAGACCTCCCACGCCGCCGTTATCGCCCGCGGCATGGGCGCCCCCTGCGTCTGCGGCGTTGAGGCCCTGCGCATCGACGCTGAGAAGAAGGAAGCCGCCATCGCCGGCACCGACATCGTCATCCGCGAGGGCGACATGATCTCCATCGACGGCACCACCGGCATCCTGGTTCTGGGCGCAGTCGATTTGGTCATGCCCGAGCTCACCGGCGATCTGGACACCATCCTCGCGTGGGCCGACGAGGTCCGCACCCTGGGCATCCGCGCCAACGCCGACAACCCGGCAGACGCTCAGCTGTCCCGCGACTTCGGCGCCGAAGGCATCGGCCTGTGCCGCACCGAGCACATGTTCCTGGGCGACCGCAAGCAGATCATCCAGACCTTCATCCTCAACGAGGACCAGGAAGTCCGCGAAGAGGCCGTGGCCAAGCTGTTCGAGGCCCAGAAGGGCGACTTCTACGGCATGTTCAAGGCCATGGACGGCCTGCCGGTCATCGTCCGTCTGCTCGACCCGCCGCTGCATGAGTTCCTGGAGAGCCCGCGCGCCCTGGACGTCGAAATCGCCAAGCTGGAAGCCACCGGCGGCGACGCGGCCGTCATCGCCGAGAAGCGTGCCCTCATGGAGAAGATCGACAGCTTCGCCGAGCAGAACCCCATGCTGGGCCTGCGCGGCTGCCGTCTGGGCATCGTCTATCCCATCCTGCCCGTCATGCAGGTTCGCGCCATCGCAACCGCTATGGCAGAACTCAAGAAGGAAGGCCTCGATCCGAAGCCCGAGATCATGATCCCGCTGGTCTCCACCGTCAACGAGCTGGCCAAGCTGCGCGCCGTCGCCGAGCAGACCATCGCCGAGGTCGAAGAGGCCGAGGGCGTGAAGCTCGAGATTCCGATCGGCACCATGATCGAGCTGCCTCGCGCCGCTGTGACCGCTGACGAGATCGGCACCAAGGCCGACTTCTTCAGCTTCGGCACCAACGACCTGACCCAGACCACGTTCGGCTTCAGCCGCGACGACGTCGAGTCCGAGTTCGTGCCTCAGTACCTGGCTGAGAAGATCCTGCCCTACAACCCCTTCGCCACGGTGGACCCGGGCGTTGCCAAGCTGGTCAAGATGGGCGTCGAGCTCGGCCATGTGGGCAATCCCGACATCACCTGCGGCGTCTGCGGCGAGCACGGCGGCGATCCCGACTCCGTCAAGATCTTCCATTCCATCGGTCTTGATTACGTCTCCTGCAGCCCGTACCGCGTGCCGCTGGCACGTCTGGCCGCCGCTCAGGCAGCCCTGAAGGATACCGGCAAGGACAAGTAA